The genomic window GATATTGGCAAAATAGATGCCGTTGCTACCGTTGTGGGTTACGATTTTGGTGTTATTACTGCTTGTGAAAATTGCCCAGCCATAACCATAATGGGATTGTGCTTGTTGGTCTTCGGCTACGTGTGCTGTTTCTATTTGCTTTAGGGATTCGGCTGTTAAGACTTCATTGTTTTTAAGTGCCTGATGCCATCTGAATAAATCTTGTGTTGTAGCGTGTATATCGCCTTTGCCGATGCTAAACCAGTGGTTGTTGGTGTCTGGCAATTGTTGTTGTGTGGTTCCCCAATCTCTCCATTCGCCATCGGTATAGTTAAAATAATAACCATGTGCCAGTTGCTCGGTACTAAAGTTGATGCTTTTGTAGCCTGTGTGGTTCATGTTGAGTGGTTTGAAAAACTGCTCTTCTAAAAAGGTGCCATAGACTTGGTTGGAGACCTTCTCGATTATGGCTGCCAGTAGTATGTAGTTGGCATTGGCGTATCTGTGATTTTCGCCAGGTTTGGTTAGTAAGTCGGCCGTAAAACATAGGTCTAAAAACTCTTGTTTGCTGGCTTCATCGTATCTAAAGCCACCTGTTGCAGGCGAAATACCTGAGGTATGGGTGAGCAGTTGATGGATGGTAATGTCTTTTTTGTCTTTTGGTACGTTGCTAAAGAACTGTGTTAACTTATCTGATACTTTGAGTTTGCCTTGTTCTACCAGTTTCATGATGGCTGCTGCGGTAAACTGTTTGGTTACCGACCCTATATTGAAGACGGTTGCCGGGCTGTTTGGGATTTTGTATTCTCTATTTGCCCAACCGTAGCCTTTGGATAGGATGATTTTATCGTTTTTAGCCACCAATACTGAGGCTGCGTATCCGTTTGCAGCACTGTTTGTTAGGTAGGTGTCTATTCTGTCACTTAGGGCGTTAGTGTCTGGCGTTACTTGTTGTGCTGCTACCAGATTTAATCCAAGTAGCAGCAACAAGCTGAGTATAATTGATTGGTTTTTCATGATTGTTAGTTATTACCTAGTGATAAAAGTTACAACAAAAGTTGATTATAGTACGGTTTCAACTTTAGCATTCCATACTCCTGTTTTGGCAGTTTCTTTTACGAAGTCTGAAAAATCGGTTGGTTTTCTGCCCAATACCAATTCAATATCGTTTGTAATTTCTGAATTGTTTGGGTTGCCCAAAACTTCGGTAAACAGATATTCTATTAACCATACAAAGTCTGTTGGTACACCGTGTTGCTTTAGCATGTGCGTGTATGCTGATATGGCAATAGGTATAAATGCGATGTCTCTATGGGTAGCCTGAGCAATTTCTTCAACGGCCTCTTTAAAGGTTAGAGTTCTGGCACCTGTAAGCTGGTACATTTTTCCGTTGTGCTTGTCGTGCAAAAGTGCTTCTACTGCTACATCTGCAATATCGCCAGTATCTACAAAAGGGATTTTGGCCTCTGCTTGTGGTAAGGCTACAAAACCTTCGAGAATAGGGTCTATTAAAAAGCTTTCGCTAAAATTCTGATTGAACCAACTGGCTCTAACAATGGTGTAATCTAATCCTGAATGTATAACGACCTGCTCACAAAGTTCTGCTTCTCTTTCACCCTTACCAGATAAGAGTACGAGCTTCTTTACCTTACAGTTTTTGGCTTTTTTGACTAAGGTTTCAATAGCTTCTAATGCGCCAGGCACTGCCAAGTCTGGTTGAAAGGTAATATAGACCTTGTCTATGTTTTGCATAGCGTCTTCCCAAGTGTCTGGATTATCCCAACCGAAGGCTGGAGTTGCTGATCTTGACCCTACCCTTACGTTATGTCCTAAGGTGTTTAGTTTGTTTACAATTTTGCGACCTGTTTTACCAGTTCCGCCAATGACTAAGATGTTTTGTTTGTTTTCCATGATTGTTATGTTTTGATTATTGTTCGTTTTTTGATTGATGAATTATAAATTGTTTTTAGCGATTTGCATTGCGCTAATGACGAGTAGCACAAAGGCTATTGTTGCTGTTACTGTTCTGATGGCATGGAATTGATTCCATTTGGTTTCAAAAGTTGCTCTTAAGTTTTGTAAGTCCTCTGTACTAGCTGTCGCTATATTGGTTTTGTCCAACAGTTCGTTTAAGGGTACATTTCCGAAGATGGTGACCAATAATACTCCGACAGTATATACTATTGCTGCTGCTATTAATAATCCCTTTATGTTTGATGGCGCATTTCTAAAGACGTATATATTGATGATGCTTAAGAAGAATGGTCCAAAGAATACTATAAAGAAGGTTGGATTGATAATGGTTCTGTTTATTTGCTGAAAGGCACTCAAGTAACCGATGTTATCTAATCGTCCTAATCCTGTAGTAACGGCATTAGACCATGTAAAGCATAAACCTGCTGATAATCCGGTTAGTACTATGAGTACTGTAATTGCTGTGTTTTCTAAGGAGACATTCATGGCTTAAGCTTTTGAGGTTTTGTGTTTAGGATGTACACGTATGTACCAGTATAGTGTTGCCACGGTTAAAAATTCGAAAGCAATGATCCAGAATTCCCAAGCGGTGAAAAAGCTGTAGTAGCTACCACCCATTGGTATAATAAATACAGGTACTGTAATGAGTGCGTCTAATGCCGCTGCTGTAAGTAGCATGGTCTGCCCTACCCAATAGCCGTGAGTTTTGTTGTCTTTTTTATAATAGTACTTAGTACCAAACCATACCAATGGCATTACGACTATAAATAAGACGGTTCCTGGAAGGTGTTCTAATTGTTCTGAAGTTGCGATACTGCCTGCTACGGTGTAGCATAGTATGGCTATCATCCAAATGATGAATCCTATTACAATAGCTCTTTTTGTTTTCATGTCCTTTTAGTTTTTAAATTCAGGACAAAGCTATGGGTAAGGCTAAGGGTTGACTTGTTTAAAAGGGATTATGATTTGTTTGAAACGGAATCTACTTGATTTGACTAGGTCTGTAGCCAAACTTTTTTTCGAAGGCATTAGAGAAGGAACTTAAGCTATCGTAGCCCACATGCCATGCGGCTTCCTGTACTGTAGCATCTTGATTTCTAATCATCTTATGTGCCAGGGTAAGGCGTTCGTTTTGAAGGTATTTGAAAACTGGTACACCGAATAGTTCTTTGAACTCCTTTTTGAGTTTGAAAGTGTTGAGTCCTATGCGTTTTGATATTTCGTTTAAGGATGGAGGGTTGTCGAGATTGTTTAATAGAATATCTCTTGCCTGATTGAGTTTTTCGCGCTCTGGTGTTTTTAGTTTTTCGGTTTTTAGATTGGCGAGTTCTCCAAAGAAGTGCGATAATAATGCTGTAATCTGACTGCGAAAGAACATCATTTTGGTTTTGCCTTCGTATTGAATATTGAACAATCCATCAACTATGGCTTGCATTTGCGGTGTCATGATAAAGCTTGGACCTTCTACATAATGATCGGACGGATTGACCAGCTCGTTGAGCATTTCCCCAAACAGCTCCCCTTCCTGGTTTGGTAGCTTGTCTATGGCACTGGTTGTGGTTGCAATGAGTAAGCACTCTAGTGGTTTGTCGTTTTCAACGGTATGATCGAATACTACGTTTTCATCAGCATAAAAAGATAATGCCAAACCTTTGGTGTAGTTGAAGTCTCTTTGTTTGTCACCGTACTTAACAGAAAGGTCTACGTTACCAGAGCCGTAAAAGGCTACTGCAATGACTGGTTCATCAAAAGCGCATGCGCTAGATTCTGATACTAAATCTGTGGCATTAGTACTAACTTTAGCTTCTTCCACCAGAATGATGAAGTCGTTGATATTGATGATGTCTCTTGTCATGTGGTGTTCAAATTTAAAAATAGTTTTTTGAATTTGAATGGTAGCTGTGTAAGAACGTGTGTTGTATGGGTTTATTCATTTGATATTAATTGTCCTTTATAACTTATGCCATTTCGGTGTGAGGGTATTATATTAACATCTGCCGTGTTGTTAGAAAAGACTGTGATGGTTATTCTGTAAGTTTCTATAGGATCTTCGGTATCATTAATATTGAACTTTATGATATACGCGTCTCTCTTTTTATGCTTTGTTAGCGTGAAACTTTGTGGTTTGTCGTTAAAGACAATTCCCATATTACCATTGTAGGATCCGCTGCTTAGTTGCTGCTCACCATAATACGGTAGTTGTCCTGAAATGCTATCGTTCTTAACGGTAATGTCGTAGCCACTGACTGTAATGCGGTTGGCGGTATTGCCTGTGTTGCGCATGAGCTGATTTAAGACTTGTGTTGTTGCTCTGGTTGTATACGGCAATGCTGTATGGATGTCTATTTTAAAGTCTTTGCTATTGAGAATGGTTTCTAGGTTGTTGAGTGCTTGTATGCGTTCGGCTTTGGCTTGTGAGGGTTTACAAGATACTATAAGCGTTATGGCTAAGAGTGCCAAACTGTATGCTAAGGGTTTTATGGTGATACGATGTTTCATAACCTATTAAAGGTAGTTATTTATTATGGGATTTGCTAGGATATTAACATGTTTGGTTTTGCAGTGATATGTGTGTTTTCTTTTTGAGATTCCTTCGCTATGCTCGGAATGACAATGGTAAGGTCATTGCGAATGAGGTACGAGCGAAGCAATCTCATTGCTGTGAATGTTACCTTTTTATGAGATTGCTCCGTTACTCGCAGTGACGGTTTGTTATCGTTGTGATTCTTTGATTAGATGCTGAATCAAGTTCAGCATGACAATTATGGCTTCCAAGGCTTCAGCCATTTTTAACGGATTTTGTTTATATATACTGCTGACAGCGACTTCTGACTGTGTCGGAATTTGGTTTGACGCGCTTCAGTGGGTATTGGTTGTTGTGGTTGTTAATACATTTTATTCTCATGCTTCGAATAAAATACTCGAACTGACGTAATGTGTGTTTTCTTTTTGTGATTCCTTCGCTACGCACGGAATGACAATGGTAAAGTCATTGCGAGTGAGGTATAAACGAAGCAATCTCATTGCTGGGTATGTTACCTTTTTATGAGATTACTTCGTTACTCGCAGTGACAGTTTGTTATCGTTGTGATTCTTTGATTAGATGCTGAATCAAGTTCAGCATGACAACAATAGCTTCTTAATTCTTAAGGGATTTCATATCGATGACAAATCGGTATTTAACATCGCTCTTGAGCATGCGTTCGTACGCGGTATTTATATCTTGTATGTTTACCACCTCAATGTCAGATGTAATATTGTGTTTGCCACAGAAATCGAGTAACTCTTGAGTTTCTGCGATGCCACCTATTAACGAACCTGCAATGGATTTGCGTCCCATTATCATTGGAACGGTTACCAGAGGTGGATCTAATGGTCCTAAATACCCTAAAACTACTAATGTACCATTGGTTTTTAATGTTGCGATGTATGGGTTAAAATCATGCTCGTATGGCACAGTATCTAGTATAAGATCGAATTGTCCCATGGCTTTTTCCATTTGTGATTGATCGGTTGAAATAACAACCTCGTGTGCACCAAGTGCTTTGGCGTCTTCGATTTTGTTTGTTGATCTTGAAAATAAGGTAACGTATGCTCCAAGTGCATGTGCCAGTTTAATAGCCATGTGCCCTAAACCACCTAAGCCAACCACAGCCACTTTACTGTCTTTGTTGACATTCCAATAACGTAAAGGCGACCATGTTGTAATGCCTGCACAAAGTACAGGTGCTATACCTGCAAGGTCTAAATGGTTTGGTACTTGTAATACAAAGTCTTCATCTACGACAATGGCTTCTGAATAGCCACCATGGGTGTTGGTTTGTAAATGCTTATCGAATCCACCATAGGTTCCTACCCATTCCGGACAGTATTGCTCTAAATCATTTTTACAGCTGCTACAGGTTCTGCAAGAATCTACCAAACAGCCTACTGCTACAATATCTCCAACTTTATGTTTTGATACGGCACTACCTACTTTTGTGACTTTACCCACAATTTCGTGACCTGGAACTACTGGATATTGTGTCATTCCCCAATCGTTGCGTGCAAAATGTAGGTCTGAATGGCAGACACCACAATATAAAATATCGATTTCTACATCTTTGCTTAAGACTTCTCTTCTATCGATTTGTACTTCTTTTAAATCTGCTTCTGGTGATTGGGTTCCGTATGCTTTAACTTGTTTTGTTTTCATTTTATCTGTGGTTTTTTGGTTTTTATAAATTTGTAGATGTTATTTTTTTAGTGGTACTTGATGATTGTTTTGTTGTTGATAGACTAGATTCTTCATGTTTTTTCTTACGTTCATTTTTGATGCACCAAAAACGAACCAAAAAGTGCTTTGCTGTCAAAGGTATTTTTAAGAGCACTTTTGGTACTCTTAAAACCATAACCAAAATCCTAAATGGCTTCCATGGCTTCAGCCATTTTTAACGGATTTTGTTTATATATACTGCTGACAGCAGTTTCCGATTCCATCGGAATTTGGTTTGACGCTCTTTGTGGATATCTTAGCATATGGTTTTTAATACGTTTTGAGACTGCTTCGTTCCTCGCAGTGACGGCTTTGGTTGTTTTTTTCTTTTTATTATAATGTTTTGTGCCTCAGTGACGGTTTATTATTGTTATACCTGTTGATGAGATGCTGAATCAAGTTCAGCATGACAACAATGGCTTCCAAGGCTTCAGGCATTTTTAATATACTGCTGACAGCGGCTTCCGACTGTATCGGAATTGGGTTTGACGCTCTTTGTGTTTAATTGTTTAACATATGTAACGCTTTATTATTTTATTAATTTACGAAATACATTTTCATTTCGCCTCTGTTTTTTACTGCTATTTTGCCTCTGTATTCGCATTCAAAATCATCTTTAACGATGTTATAGGTGTCTTCTGAAATGTTGATTCGTCCAGCTTCGGAACTACTTTCCATACGCGATGCAATATTTACGGTATCTCCCCAAATATCATAGGCAAACTTTTTTGAGCCAACCACACCTGCTACTACTGCACCTGTGTTAATGCCTATTCTAATATCAAAGGTGGCATCTGTATAGTCATCGTGTTTGGCTTTATTTACAAAGGCATTCATTTCTTTGGCTGCCATAATCATTTCTTTGGCTTGATCCTTTTCATCAAAACTTAAACCACCAACTGCCATGTAGGCATCACCAATGGTCTTAATCTTTTCTAGTCCATATTTTTCTACGATGCTATCGAACTCTGTAAAGTAATGATCTATGGTTTTTACCAGTTTTTCTGGAGACAGGTTTTCTGCATAACTTGTAAACCCTTTAAAATCTGTAAACAGTACCGTTACGGACGGATACTTCTTGGCCTCTACTCTACCCTTGTCTTTTAGCTCTTTGGCGGTTTCTTCTGGTAGAATGTTTAATAATAAATCGTCGGAACGTTGTTTTTCTGCGGCAATGATTTTATTGGTGGCTTTTACATATTTGTGTCTTCTGAACAACCCATACGCTAATAAGGATGTAAGCAATAGAATACCAACGGTTGACCAGATGATAATGCGCTGATTTTTTCGTTTTTGGGTTTCAACCTTTAGTTCGGCTTCTTTTTTGCCTACTTCGAGATTGGCCATATTTTGGACATTCTCAAGATTAATGATGCTGTCTTGATAGATATCGTGTTGGATATACCGCTCTAGAGCTTCTTTGTAGTTTCCAGAATTCTGCATGAGTTCTGATAGCTGTAGATTCGCATTACTGATTTGGTCTTTTAGTTTGTGCTTGGTTGCCAGTTCTAAGCTTTTGTTTGCATATTCTGTAGCTGCTTCAAAATTTTGCTGTTCTTGGTATATATCTGATATGTAGTTTAAAAATTCTGAAATGGGATAATATTCTTCATTAGCTTCTAGAATTTCTATGGCTTCGTTCATATAGTCTTTAGCGAGCTCATCTTTGCCTTGTTTGGCATAGACCATACCAGTATTTCCTAAATTGTAGGCCTTTCCTATTTTATAATCTAATTTTTCAAACAGCTCTCCAGATTCTACAAAATGTCTTAAGGCTTTATCATATTGCTCGGTTTTGTAATATTCGTCTCCTGCATTCAAAAGAGCATTGGCTAACTCTATTGAGTCATTTCTCTTTCTGAAAACGGTAATTGCCTCTTTATAATATTTCTCTGCACTTTCTGAATTACCAATCATGGAATAAGTATCTGCAATTGAGACTAGCAAACTTGACGAAGTTGTCTTAAATTTCCCTTTCTCTGCTAAATCCATACAAATAAAATAGTTTTCTAAGGATTTATGATATTCCCCTTTTAACTGTAAAGCATTAGCCTTTTCTAAAAATCCAAGAGTTCTATAATGAAGAATTGACCTGAAATTAGGTCTAGATTTGTTATTAAGAGTAGAATCCTTATTAGTTGCTTCAATTAATAAATTTGAATACAATAATTTTTCATCAGGATTTGTTTCTCCTTGAACAATATATGAGAGTAATAAAATTCTATTTTCAATGGCTTTGGAATCTCTATATTCCTTTTTTAAAATGTCTACTCGTAATTGTTCCTTATCAACTTCTTGTGCATGAATAGAAATAATTAAAAAATTTATTAATACTGCATAAATATACTTCATTGAATATTTAAAAAAAGTATTAAAATGAACCATAAGTGATTATAAAATATTGATAAATGCTTAATTTTAGTGGTTTAGTTTTTCTAAGTATTGATATGATTTAATCTCTTTTCTTTATTTGAAGTTTTGGATCTATTGTAAACAGCTCATCACCACGATAGCCACTATCAAAGGTTATAGAATATTTAGCCACTAAATTATGATCGGTATTATTATCACCTAATACAGCGACCCAAGAGCCGTCACCAACGTCATAAGGTGGCTTTTCAAAGAAGCCCTCGGGTGCATCTTTAAATTCAATATTAGTTATTAATGCAAGATGCTCACGTCCACTTGCGTCAGAAATATTCCAACTTATCAAGGTATTTGCATCTGCAACACTATCGAAGCTAGTCTTATCTCCAGGGACGTCATAGCCATCACTTGGGATATTGTCTTTAAAATCTATATATTTTAAAAAGTTAGTTCGGTCTCTATGCATATCTTCAGCATTGATTGTAATACTTACCGCTACAGATTGATTTCCCATGATTTATTAATTTAATCTCTTTTTTTAATTTGAAGTTTAGGATCAATAATAAAAGTTCGTGTGCTAAATGGCATGGCAGCGACAGAGTGCCAGGCATTTTCGTTGTAATTTGACATGTATTGCAGCTGTGGTCCTGAAAAGATAATAGGTCCTCTAACGCTGTTTCCTGCAATACCTTCAACGTTATCATAAGGTGCATTGGCGACAGCTGTCCATATACCATCATTAGACCTATACACTTTATTACCTCCATAAATTACTGTACCATTTCTATAGGTACCGCTCATTCCTTCTATCTCAATTGGTGCATCAATCATTGATTGCCATCTATTATCATTATAACTCATCATACATTGCACTTTATTGCCTGCATAAACAATAGGGCCTCCTAAATTATCTCCTGCAATGCCTTCTATATCAAAAGGAGCATTAGCTACCTCTACCCAAATCCCTTGGTTATAATTGTCTATGTAGGCTACACGACTGCCATTGTAAACGATGACTCCTCTGCTGTTTTCGCCAGTAATTCCTTGGATTGGGAATGGTGCTGGTGTTATTTCAACCCATTGGTTACTCGCAAAACCATTCATGTAGGCTACACGATTTCCAGAATAAATAATAGCACCACTTGTATTGTAACCTGCAATACCCTCAATTTCGAAGGGAGCTTCAGCAACAACATGCCAAACATTATCTTGATAACTATCCATGTAAGCCACGGTTTTGCCTAAATACACCATAGGACCGTTTTCATTGCTACCCGCTATACCTTCATAGCCATTTAATCCGATAGTAATACTGTATTTTTCTTCATCGTCTGGATTGAAATTGCCATTTTTAATTTTTGCAGTAAAGACGTTATGACCATCACCACGTTTAATGGTTTGCATAATCTCCTTTCCGGATTTGTGCTTTACATCTTGAAAAAAAACTTCAGTATTACCAGTTTTTGGTACAGCTGTCCATATTATTTGTTGGTTTTTTTCGACTTGTGAGGTGTAGTTTTCTGGATGGCCTGGTTGCTCTATAGGTCCTCCTAGTCCTTGTGAAAACACAACAGCATAATTTTTGTTTTCTTCTGTAATGTTATCTGTGTCTACAGTGACCGTAATATTAATTGGTGTTGGGTTACTCATAATTATTTTGGTTTAATTGGTTAATAGCTAGTTTGATAAGGTAAGGGAATTATGAAGTAATAGGACGTTATGTATTACTGGTACTCAATAGAATGCCACTTTACATATTGAAGTAAACGGGAATGTATCATATGTGGT from Winogradskyella sp. MH6 includes these protein-coding regions:
- a CDS encoding DUF5367 family protein; this encodes MKTKRAIVIGFIIWMIAILCYTVAGSIATSEQLEHLPGTVLFIVVMPLVWFGTKYYYKKDNKTHGYWVGQTMLLTAAALDALITVPVFIIPMGGSYYSFFTAWEFWIIAFEFLTVATLYWYIRVHPKHKTSKA
- a CDS encoding anthrone oxygenase family protein, translating into MNVSLENTAITVLIVLTGLSAGLCFTWSNAVTTGLGRLDNIGYLSAFQQINRTIINPTFFIVFFGPFFLSIINIYVFRNAPSNIKGLLIAAAIVYTVGVLLVTIFGNVPLNELLDKTNIATASTEDLQNLRATFETKWNQFHAIRTVTATIAFVLLVISAMQIAKNNL
- a CDS encoding NAD(P)-dependent alcohol dehydrogenase; its protein translation is MKTKQVKAYGTQSPEADLKEVQIDRREVLSKDVEIDILYCGVCHSDLHFARNDWGMTQYPVVPGHEIVGKVTKVGSAVSKHKVGDIVAVGCLVDSCRTCSSCKNDLEQYCPEWVGTYGGFDKHLQTNTHGGYSEAIVVDEDFVLQVPNHLDLAGIAPVLCAGITTWSPLRYWNVNKDSKVAVVGLGGLGHMAIKLAHALGAYVTLFSRSTNKIEDAKALGAHEVVISTDQSQMEKAMGQFDLILDTVPYEHDFNPYIATLKTNGTLVVLGYLGPLDPPLVTVPMIMGRKSIAGSLIGGIAETQELLDFCGKHNITSDIEVVNIQDINTAYERMLKSDVKYRFVIDMKSLKN
- a CDS encoding DUF4251 domain-containing protein; its protein translation is MKHRITIKPLAYSLALLAITLIVSCKPSQAKAERIQALNNLETILNSKDFKIDIHTALPYTTRATTQVLNQLMRNTGNTANRITVSGYDITVKNDSISGQLPYYGEQQLSSGSYNGNMGIVFNDKPQSFTLTKHKKRDAYIIKFNINDTEDPIETYRITITVFSNNTADVNIIPSHRNGISYKGQLISNE
- a CDS encoding adenylate/guanylate cyclase domain-containing protein, which translates into the protein MKYIYAVLINFLIISIHAQEVDKEQLRVDILKKEYRDSKAIENRILLLSYIVQGETNPDEKLLYSNLLIEATNKDSTLNNKSRPNFRSILHYRTLGFLEKANALQLKGEYHKSLENYFICMDLAEKGKFKTTSSSLLVSIADTYSMIGNSESAEKYYKEAITVFRKRNDSIELANALLNAGDEYYKTEQYDKALRHFVESGELFEKLDYKIGKAYNLGNTGMVYAKQGKDELAKDYMNEAIEILEANEEYYPISEFLNYISDIYQEQQNFEAATEYANKSLELATKHKLKDQISNANLQLSELMQNSGNYKEALERYIQHDIYQDSIINLENVQNMANLEVGKKEAELKVETQKRKNQRIIIWSTVGILLLTSLLAYGLFRRHKYVKATNKIIAAEKQRSDDLLLNILPEETAKELKDKGRVEAKKYPSVTVLFTDFKGFTSYAENLSPEKLVKTIDHYFTEFDSIVEKYGLEKIKTIGDAYMAVGGLSFDEKDQAKEMIMAAKEMNAFVNKAKHDDYTDATFDIRIGINTGAVVAGVVGSKKFAYDIWGDTVNIASRMESSSEAGRINISEDTYNIVKDDFECEYRGKIAVKNRGEMKMYFVN
- a CDS encoding NAD(P)H-binding protein; this encodes MENKQNILVIGGTGKTGRKIVNKLNTLGHNVRVGSRSATPAFGWDNPDTWEDAMQNIDKVYITFQPDLAVPGALEAIETLVKKAKNCKVKKLVLLSGKGEREAELCEQVVIHSGLDYTIVRASWFNQNFSESFLIDPILEGFVALPQAEAKIPFVDTGDIADVAVEALLHDKHNGKMYQLTGARTLTFKEAVEEIAQATHRDIAFIPIAISAYTHMLKQHGVPTDFVWLIEYLFTEVLGNPNNSEITNDIELVLGRKPTDFSDFVKETAKTGVWNAKVETVL
- a CDS encoding serine hydrolase domain-containing protein, whose translation is MKNQSIILSLLLLLGLNLVAAQQVTPDTNALSDRIDTYLTNSAANGYAASVLVAKNDKIILSKGYGWANREYKIPNSPATVFNIGSVTKQFTAAAIMKLVEQGKLKVSDKLTQFFSNVPKDKKDITIHQLLTHTSGISPATGGFRYDEASKQEFLDLCFTADLLTKPGENHRYANANYILLAAIIEKVSNQVYGTFLEEQFFKPLNMNHTGYKSINFSTEQLAHGYYFNYTDGEWRDWGTTQQQLPDTNNHWFSIGKGDIHATTQDLFRWHQALKNNEVLTAESLKQIETAHVAEDQQAQSHYGYGWAIFTSSNNTKIVTHNGSNGIYFANILRFVEEDMVIIVLSNTRLNQDSENAAWYIAKMVSDKDYTPKPITKLTYQLVYDFINHNKPEDSQQLPAFLESNLGTAFSDKAVLNRIGYKRMDKETTAAWGLELLKLNTQLFPNDGNLWDSLGEAYLKYNQNQNAITAFTKALQLGQEDNCHWCNNAQAKLKALKND
- a CDS encoding helix-turn-helix transcriptional regulator, with the protein product MTRDIININDFIILVEEAKVSTNATDLVSESSACAFDEPVIAVAFYGSGNVDLSVKYGDKQRDFNYTKGLALSFYADENVVFDHTVENDKPLECLLIATTTSAIDKLPNQEGELFGEMLNELVNPSDHYVEGPSFIMTPQMQAIVDGLFNIQYEGKTKMMFFRSQITALLSHFFGELANLKTEKLKTPEREKLNQARDILLNNLDNPPSLNEISKRIGLNTFKLKKEFKELFGVPVFKYLQNERLTLAHKMIRNQDATVQEAAWHVGYDSLSSFSNAFEKKFGYRPSQIK